Genomic DNA from uncultured Methanospirillum sp.:
AGAATTCAGGTAAGTGAAAAAGGCGGCGGTGTTTAGGGTGGGAGTATGAATGTAGAATGATATCCAGAAATCATAAACCCTGTAAAAGGAAAATAATGGATATTAGGATGAAGAGATCGTTCAGCTTGGCTGGGACTAGTATCTGGAGAACATATGGATAGTCATCCGAAGAGAACCAGGACTTTGTCAGAAGTCATTCCGGATTTAGGTTCTCCTAGGATAACTATTCGCAGGCATGCATTCGAACAGATGTACACCCGGCATATCTCTGAAGACGATATTGAAGAGATCATCCTCTCCGGAGATGTAATTGAGGAGTATCCTGATGATTATCCTTTGCCAAGTTATCTGATCTGTGGGTATGCCCGTGTTCGGATGCTTCATGTTGTCGCTGCTTTTAACAGGGATACTGGTGATATCATAGTTATTACCGCATACGAACCTGATGACGTTCACTTTGTTTCAGGAAAAACCAGGAGGCAACAATGAAATGTGTTATGTGTAAGCGGGGAGAGACAAAGCCCGGGGTTACGTCAGTTCTTCTCACCCGCGATGATTTTACACTGGTTATGCGTGATGTACCGGCAGAGATCTGTGAGATCTGCGGTGAGGATTATATTGATGGAGACGTTGCCAAGCGGCTTTATCATATGGCTGAAGAGATACAACATCAGGGAACACTCATTGATGTGAGAAAGTATCAGACATCTCCAGATGTTTCCTGTCCGGCTGAGGGATAATTTTAAAAACCTCCTTTAATTCTAGATAATATTATTGCAGAAAACCTGATCTCCTGGCTAATGATGGTAGAATATAATGACGATAAGTGAGATCAGACGGGAAGGAATTGAAGCGGTATGTAAGGCACTTGTTCCTGTTGACACTGCACGATTTCTTTCCAGTTTAGAGATAGGTGAGGGGGATTATACACGATACAGGCACACATGGTTGCCATCTGATCAGGATGTAATCTTTTCAAACATCCAAAACCGTTAAGAAGCCCGGAACCCAAAAAAAGGGGTATCTGTAAATTAACAGGAACTTTCAGACAGTCAATATCATGCCAAATGCATGGTGTATGATATCGCTTCGTCCAAACATTATCACTCCCAAAATTCCTGGAAAGTACATATCAGCATCTGTGGTCGGTTTAGAACCCCGAAGGTGCCTATTGAGGACCCAGGGGAGACTTTTGAACTGGTTTTCATGGGAAATAATAACATATTTCTCTTAAATTCTCTTTTCTGATTCATATCGCACTCAGTTTGGCCCTTCGTTAAATCCATATTTCATCCCGCGTCGATTTTTATTAAGCCGCGACAGAAAAGCGGCGGGGTCGAACAATGGCAGATTTTACAACCAAATCAGTAACCAAGTCGGCGGTACGGAAACTCACCACACCGATCGATACCGTTACGAAATTCCTGGCTCTCGTCCAGGATATTGTCGATAACAACCCGTGGGGATGTGTATCATACACCTCAAACGGTGCAACCGTTGCAGCGGTAGTCCGGGGGTCTGAATCGTATTCAGGAACAATTGTCTACGAAAATGCACTGGCAAAGACTGTTGGTCAGATCTCGGTCAAGGCTCCAACTTCAACAGCCTTCAGCACCGATGTGAGTACCATCATCGCTGCTACCGCGATCAACACCGCGATGGGTGGGACTCCCTCACATGACAGTTCAGAAGACTCCTTCAGATGCACTCTGAAATGTCATGCTGCAAACGGCGAGAATTTCACCGTCACCTTCAACCGTGACAGTGTGACCGTCTCCAGTTACGAAGCAGATAACATCCTGACCGGCATCGAGGCATGGGCTGACACCGTGGCACTTCTGGCCTGATGATCTCCCATTTTTTCATCGTTCGAGGCTGATGAAGATGACGAAGATTCTTTTAACCGCCGGAATCGTTTGTCTTGCCCTTGCTGGATGGATCTCGGCAGATCTGATCTCGTCTTCGATCTCGGTTGACGGGTCCAGTTGGATCAAGTCTTCCGTTACCGGAGACCGGTCATATGCCGGGCTCATGTTCACAACTGACCAGTCAACAGTAACCCGATCAGTTGACTTTTCAAAGGCTCTTGATACACAGACACGGATCATGTCAACCGGTCCGCTCGGTGTATATGAGTACTCAAAGCAGACAAACACACCAAGAGATGAGTTCTGGAGGTGTCTGTTTGCCCGTTCAGATACGAATCCTGAACAGAGGGATAAGATTGAAACCCGGGGTATTCTGTCATCCGGGAATTATACCGGAGTCAGGGGGCTTACAGAGGATCTGACCACTGCAGGGACAGATATCAATGGTAATGGGCTGATGTCTCTGAGTAAACGGTCTGAATCCATGAACCGGTCGCAGGAAGAGCGATCAGTAGCAGCGGGAAGGATGAATGTATCAGAGTATGTAGAATACGGAGGTGAATCATGAACCTCATGAACATCATAACCGTGCTATCTCTGGTGATCGCTCTCTCAACCGGGATAGCCACGATCCTGATGTATCTGCGGTATGTGTCAGTAGTTCGTGGCGCTTTCATGGTTATAA
This window encodes:
- a CDS encoding DUF4258 domain-containing protein; protein product: MDSHPKRTRTLSEVIPDLGSPRITIRRHAFEQMYTRHISEDDIEEIILSGDVIEEYPDDYPLPSYLICGYARVRMLHVVAAFNRDTGDIIVITAYEPDDVHFVSGKTRRQQ
- a CDS encoding type II toxin-antitoxin system MqsA family antitoxin; this translates as MKCVMCKRGETKPGVTSVLLTRDDFTLVMRDVPAEICEICGEDYIDGDVAKRLYHMAEEIQHQGTLIDVRKYQTSPDVSCPAEG